In Bernardetia litoralis DSM 6794, the genomic window TTGAGGCTGTAAATATAGGAGGTTTTATAGTGTATGGTTTTGCTTTAATGGCTCTTTTGATTGCTCTTTTGGGAGGTTTTTTAGTTCCTCTTATGCAACTTCTTACTCAGAGTTGGCGTTGGTCACTTGCTTTATTTCTTATGATACTTGGAATAGGAATTTTATTTTGGGGAGCTTTAGAAGCTAATTTTACATCAGAAAAGCCAAAACCCAATAGTCTTTTTTATCTCTATAATCTTGATGAAAATAAACAAACTTGGATTTCTTATGATGAGGAAAGTGATGATTTTACAAAACAATTTTTGAGTGATTCGGCTGCTTTTGATTCGATTCCAAAAGGAATTTATCCAATGAGAACCAAAAATATAAGTGGAAACTGGAATTTCCTACAAGAAAGTAAAATAGTAGAATTAGACTCTTCCTTTAATTTTGATGCACCTTTGCTTTCTTTGCTTTCAGATTCAATGATAAATGATACTACTTATCGTTATCAACTTTCTATAAAAACAGCTCGTAATGGCGAATGGGTACAAATTCATAGCTCTGTATTGGAAGCTATTTGGAGTGATACAACTAGAATACCTTTAGTTAATGCTGATAAATATTACAAAACAATTAGTATTTGGGCATTGCCTGATTCGGGTGCAGTGATTGATGTAGAAACTTCCCAAGCTAATCCAGAATTTTGGATTAGCGAACTCAAATATGGTTTGCAAGAAGTAGATAGTTTAATCAAAATACCACGAAAAAATAATATGATGGCAGCACCTTATCCATACAGCGAAAGTGTTATTATTCAGAAAAAATATAATTTTATAGAAGAAGAAAATTGATAAAATAATACGTTTCAATTTCTATCAAAAAAATGGAAAGCCTTATTTACAGGGCTTTCCATTTTTTTTACCTTTAGGAGTTTTGCAAAATAAAATGGTTCTCTGACAATTTTTGCACCTTGCTTTCTTACTAAAAATTACCTTGTATTTTAGATTGGTCAGACCTTCAGTACAGACTTGGACAAAATACAAAATAGACTTAAGTTTATGTTTAAAATTATCTAAAAGGCAAAAATTGTCAGAGAACCAATAAAATTTTATTAGGGTTTTAATTCCTATTTATATAGATTTCAATAAAATTTACTTCTTAGAAACATGAACAACAGCAAAAAGCATGATAGAAACACTTATCCCAAAAAGATTTGCATCCAATTCATAAGGTAACTTTAAGCCGTCTAGTTTTTGCATTAAAATCAAAATTAGGGTTGTTGTTCCTCCTCCAATCATTGCAACTAAAGCAGCTTTTGGACTTGGACTTTTGATAAAAAGCATTGCCAAAACAGGCACAAACAAACCCGAAACCATAAAAGCATACGAATAAAGCATCAGTTCCAAAACATTTTGCATGTGTAAAGCCAGCACAATCGCAAAAGCACCAATTACAAAAGTGAGAAGTTGAGACAGCACCAAATTACTCGCCATTTTCTTTTTAAAACGACCAATAATATCCGTCATAAGATTTCCAGAAGCAGCCATCAAACAACTATCTGCCGTCGACATAATGGCAGAAAAATAAGCAGAAAGCATCAAGCCCATCAAACCAACAGGAAGCATTGTACGAAGCAAAAGAGGCAAACCCATTTCGGCATCTAATGGATTAGTTGCAGCCGTTGCCACCGAAAACCCAGCATCAGCAAAAGCACCTTGCAAGTAAGCAACCTTAGCAAACATTCCCAACAAAACACCCATAAAAGCCATAAATGGATATTCAAAAACACCTGCAATATGCCACGCACGAATCGCTGTTTTTTCATCTTTTGCTGCATAAATTCGTTGATACAAAGTCATTCCAACAAACCAAATTGGCACAATTGTAATAAGCCAATTTATGACTTGCGAAACCGTAATATTTCCAAATGAAAGCATTTGAGCAGGAAGATGTTCATTTATTCCATCTATTCCACCAATAAAAAAATATCCCATCGGAAGACCAATTCCGACCAGTCCAGTAAGCAAAATAATCCATTGCACTGTATCGGTATAAATCACTGCTTTTATTCCACCAAAAACAGTATAAAGAACAGCCACAACTCCCATCGCCCAAACAGCTTGCTCCAAAGTAATCGCTGTTGGAAAGGTTGCAGAGGCTAATTTTGCACCTGCCAAAATCTGACTACTAGAAAAACCAACATAACCAATAAGTGAAATAATACCTGCTGCAAGTGCAACATCTTTGGTATAATAATGCTCAACTGCTTGTGGAAAACTAAGCAATTTTTTCTTTTTGGCAATCGGATAAACTTTAGGAATCAAGTAAACGGCACTTAGCCATGCACCCAAAAGACCTGTAAATAACATCCAACTTCCTGCAATTCCTATAGAAAAACCTAAGCCTCCAAGTCCAATCGAAAAACCTCCTCCTACGTCGGTTGCTACCACAGAAAGCCCAATATGTCCAGCCGAAAGCCCACGCCCACCTACATAATAATCTTCATCTGATTTGTTGGTGCGATAAAAATAAAAGCCAATAGCCAACAGCGCAATAAAATAAATAACGAAAATACTAATGTCTATCCAATGTAAACCCATTAAAAAATGTTTTTGATAATTTTGAGATAATCTTTAAAATGCAAAATTTTAAAGGTAACAAAATTAGAAAGGAAATACTAGTTTTGGGGAATTTGGGAGTTTTCAAGACATTTTTCTATTCCCCCTCCTTCAAATCCAAAATATCCTTAGCTAGTTGTTTCATTTCTAAAGGAAGTGTTCCATTATAAATTCCTCTAATTCGCTTATTTTTATCAACTAAAATAAAATGTTCAGTGTGCAAAAATTCTGTGCTGTCTTTTGCAAAACCAATGTCTTCTTCTGCAAAATAAGATTTTCTTGCTAAATCATAAATAGCTGTTTTGTCGCCTGTCAGAAAATGCCAATTTTGCTTTTTTATACCTTTTCGTTCTTTGTAGGCTTTCAAAATATGAGGTTTATCTACCCAAGGCGTAACCGAATAAGACAAAAAAACTACATTTTCATCCTCCAAAAATTGCTTTTCTACAAGTTGAAAATTTTCTGTCATGACAGGGCAAATACTTCCACAATACGTAAAAATAAAATCAGCAACATGGATTTTTCCTTCAATCGCTTTTTCAGTAATTAATGAACTATCTTGATTGAGAAATGAAAAATCGGAAATTGTATGAGGAATTTTTGTAGGAATTTCTGCTTTATTATCTAAAAAAATAGGCGTAAAATCGGGCGTATTATAGAAAGGTAAATTTATTTTTTGAGTCGTATTTGTGTCTTCTTCTTGTTTGTTTTTTTCTTTATTCTGACAAGAAGCAAAAATGAAATTATTGCTGATTAGTAAGCACATTAAAAACACTATCTGATACATTTTCACAGTTTTTTGTACCCAATAATCCATATCTTCTTCCATTTTTGATAATATAATTTGCTTTAATTTTTCCATTATCATACCATGTTTTTTGAGTTCCTTCTTCTTGTCCTAAGTGATAATTCATATCTGCTGTTAGCTTTCTTTCCTTATTTAATTCTTGAGTCCATTCTTTATTATTTCCTTCATAGACATCATTTTTGAGATGATAATGAAATTTTTTGTATCCATTTTCATAAAAACCAATATGTTCACCTTCTTTTTTTCCAGTAACAAAAAAGCGTTTTTCTTTCAAAATATGATTGGGATAATATTGAAACCAATATCCATTTTCTTTTCCATTCAAATAATTTTCAATTTTCAAAGTGTCTTTTTTATTTGGATATAAATAATAAATCATACCTGAAAAAATGGAATCATTGACATACAAAAAACCTTTTTTTGATTTTATAGAGTTGATATTCTTGCCTTCTGCATTAATCTTTCTAGCAGAAAATATTTTTTCTGTAAGGGAATTAGAATCAATAGACACAGAATTTTGGCAAGAAAAAATCAACAGGGGAAAAATCAATAATGAGATAAAAAGAAAAATAATTGGCTTCAAATTAAACATAAAATCTACTGTGTAACTGTTCCTGCTGTTCCATAAAAACCATTTCCATTTATATAAGGAGCAGCATCTGTAATGTGATAATGATAAATTCCATCTGGATAATCTGCTGTTGCATGTGTATGTCCATGAAACTCATCAAGGTCAGAATTTTGAACTGTTTCAGCATTTTCAGTAACTCCATAAACAGGGAAACCATCTAAAAGAAAACCTAAAAGCGCATCTTTTCCTTGTGTGGCAGTAAGATAAAGAGGTTCGATATGATAATGATACATACTCGTTCCTGTTGGATGCCCATTATACTGGTCAAAAGAATTTACTTCATCAGTCAAAGGCTGATTATTAGGTCCTGCATACTGATTAAAAAAAGCCACGCCATTCAAAGAAACACCTATTGCACCTAAACGAGTAGCAGCATTATTAGTCGCTTTTACAGGATTTAATGGGATTTTGAAAGTAAAATTAAATTCAGCGATAACATTTGGATTTTGATTCCAATCTGGATTTGTTCCGTTATATTCTTCATACTGAGGAGAATTTCTATAATAAGGTGATTTGTGGTCGGGAGTTCCATCCGTTTTGATAACTACAAAATCTCCTTCCAAATAAATATCTGATGCACCATAAATTTTTCTGTATATACTTAAAAGGTCATCGTCTGTAGTTCCATCATCGTCTTCATCATTTGTTTCATCATCATTATCCTCCGAATCATCTGGATTTGTTATATCAGGTGTAACTTCTTCCTCTTCACTATTACAAGCACATAGAGAAATCCCCATTGCAGCAATTAGTGCGAATAAAGTAAGTTTTAAATATTTCATAATTTTTCAATAAAAAAGTTTTGGCTATAAAAAAGAAGTTATTATTTGCCTTCTTTGATACAACCAAAACTCAAAAGTTTAATTTATTTTAAAAAACCTTCCCTTTTTTATTTCTGCTTCGTAGAAAGCCATTTTTTGCGTTCTTCTACTTGTTTTGTTTTTATGATAGGTTCATTTTCAGATAAATAAACTAATTGACGATACGGAATTTGTGTTGGCATTACCTCCACTGTATTTTTTTCACCAAACCTTTCAAAGGTAATAATTGCTTTTTTTCCTTTTTCTAAAGTTGATAAAATCTCTCTATAATCAGAAATTGAAGTAATTAATTTATTATTGATACTTACCAAAACATCGCCTTTATCTAATCCTGCATTATAAAATGGAGAACCATAAAGCATATAATTTGAAATTGTTGCATTTTTTAATTTCTTTTTATCATCAATATCTAATGCTAATTTTCCAAACCAAAATTTTCCTTTTTGAGTAAGTTGAAATTCCATTGCTACCGTAGAAAGAAGTTCATTATAATTTGGCAACTCATGTCCTAAGATATGTTTTTGAAAGAATTTTTGAGCAAATTCTTTGTCATTTGTTAGCTCTGCCAAAGTTTCTTGAAGGTCTGCTATGGTATAAGGTTTTTCTGTTTTGCCAAATTTCTGCCATAGTATTTTCATATAATCATCAAGGTTTTTATCAAAACGCTTTCTAAGTTCCATGTCCAAAGCAAGCCCCATGACTCCACCGTAATAATAATAAGTAATAAAAGTATTGTAATGAGAAAGTGGGTCATTTGCTGTCGCTGCATCTGCAAAAGCTGCTTGTTGGCTCATTTGGGCAGGAGAATGGAAATTATGACCTGGAGAAGTCAAAACATAATTTAGCATTCCTGACATTAAATCTGCATATCTAGTCTCATCAATAATACCAGCACGAAGCATCACCAAATTGGTATAATAAGATGTAAAACCTTCGCCAAACCAAAGTTCAGAAGACATATTTGTACGAGAAAAATCAAAAGGTTCTAAAGATTGAGGGCGAAGCCTTTCGATATTCCAAGCGTGAATGAACTCATGAGCAACTGTAGATAAATGTCCATCATCCAACTTTTCAGCATCTGTAATAATAGTAGAATTTCGGTGTTCCATTCCATCGCCATGCGCTGTTGGTTGATAATTCAAAAGAAAAGTATAAGTTCCGTAATCAAAATTAGGTGCTTCGCCAAAAAGAGTAATCTCTTCTTTTACAATATTTTTAATTTTTTCTACAAACTCAGTTGCTTCTTCTTCTGTGGTTTCTGTGCCTGTTTTATTAAGCGCAACTCTAAAGTTTTTATCAGCTTCTTTCCATTCACTCCAAAATAAATTTCCTATCAAAACAGGAGAATCTAACAAATAATAATAATTGGGAGCATAAAAAGTAGAATCATTTATTTGTGGTAATTGTGTTGCAACTGTCCATTTATTGTCTTGCTTAGGCAATGAAAAAGTTACTTGTATTGTTTTGAGTTCTTTATTTTCTTTTGTTTTTCTGATTGAAGCATCTTTTTCAAAATTATCATCATAAAAATTATCAACCAATAAATAACTTGCAGGCGCATTCAGATGCGCTTGAATTGTATTGATTCCTGAATAAGTTCCATCTGCATAATCTGCAAAAAGTGTATATTCAATTTTCATATTATCACTTGGATTCAAGACATTCCAAGAATAAGGAGAAATACGAACAACTTCTAATTTCTTTCCATTTTCATCAAAAGCATTGACAGAATAAATATTTTTAGCGAACTCATGAAGCGCATAACGCCCTGCCGAACTTCTACTCATACGCAATCTTAAAGGCTCTTCTTTTGGAGTTTTGGGAACAGAAATAGTAACTTTTGCCTCGTGATGAACACGATTAGAAAAATCAAAATGATAAGCTACTTTTGTAGTATTTTCAGTTTGAGCAAAACTAAAATTTAGGCTAAAAAGTAAAAAAGCAGTCAAAAAAAACTGTTTTTTATTTATTTTGGAGAAATATAAAGACATATTTTTGGATTAAAATGTAGCACACTCTTCAGAGTGTGAAAATAAAAACAAAGATACCGTTTTGAAAATCAGTTTACAATTCTGAAAAAATACAACCTTTTAAAACACAAAAAAAGCAACTAAATTTTAGTTGCCTTTCTTAAAAAATTTGAAAAAATTATATTCTAATTTTCATCAAAATAAGTCTTTTTATTTCCCATTGCTTCTATCCATCCAGTAGGAAAAATAGCTTGTCCTTTGTCTTCCATATTTGACATGATTTCTTTTACTTTGTTTTGAATTTTGTTAGGCAAAATATAAAATGCTTCATCTACTTTTGTGTTTCTCTCATCATCTAAAATACCATTTTGATGCTCAATCATTATTTTTTTTCCTTTATAATGAATAATAAAATTTATTCTACCATCATCAAAACCATTTATACCAGCACTTCCATAAGCAACTATTGGGTCAGCAATTTGGTCACCATCATAATCATCTAAAGCAATATATTTTGTCCAAAACCAAACTGAACTTTCAAATTTCTCTTCTTGTAAATGGTCATTTGTTTCAGAAATTTTGATGAATTTTCCATTTTCACGTCTTACATGAGTTTCTTGTATTTCACTACTAGCATCTTTCCCATCTATTGTTTTACTAGGATTTTCAGCCAAAACTAGATAGGATTGTCCTTCCATATCCCAATAAGTATAAACTCTGTAAATAGGATAATCAATACCTAAATTTTCTTTTTGTTGAGTGGTAAAAATCTTATTTACTTCTTCTTTTGAAAGCTGTTTGTGTGTTACACTTTGTGCTACTGAAGTAGAATAAAAAGCAAGTAAAAGGCAAAAACTTAAAAGTGTTTTTGAAAATAATTTGAAATAAGTCATTTTTAATAAAAATTTGGTAAAATAGTTAGTTATAATTAACCCTCTCAGTATAGTAGTATTTTTTTATGATTGAATCAATAACAATTTCTTTGCCATCAAAATTATAACCTTTTTAAATTCCTATCTTTTGAGTTTCTTTTTTTACCTTCGCATGTATAATAGGCTTCCAGCCTGTTGAAAAATAAGTAAAAATTATTTTATGAAAGTTACAACAAACGAGCAGTTATTACTAAAACACCTTCAAGGAACAATTTCGCCTTACGAGCGAACTATTTTGATGCGTGTAATTGAAGAAAGTGAAGATGAAGAAGCACAAGGAAACACCGAAAATATAAAATTATCTTCTCAAAAGATATTAATTTGGGAAGAAATTTGGCAACGAACAAACTTAGAAATGCCAAGTTTTGATGATAAAAATTTATCTTTTGAAGAAATTGTAAATCAAATAAATCAAAAATTAGGGTTTGAAAATACAAAAAACAACGAAATTCCAAAAGAGAAAAAAATAACTCAAAACTCAAATCAAAATAGAGCTATTCCATCAGCAACAGCTCTATCAGAACGACAAGAGTTTGAAGAATACGAAGAATCAGAGTTTAAAAAACGATTAAAAAAACGAAAATCAAAAAATTCGTGGTTTGCTTTTTCTGTTGTGATGATTTTGGCTATCAGTTTGGGAGTTGGCTTACAATATTTGAATAATTATATAGACAATCAACCAAAAGATTGGAAAAACAAAACCCTTGCAGATAGCTCAAAAGTACATTATACAACAGATTCAAGATTTGTTTTTCCGACAGAATTTAGAAGTGATGAAAGAGCTGTTCAGCTTGTCGGTTTGGCAGAATTAGAAGTCAAAAAAAATCTAATTTCTTTTATTCTTGATGCAGGAAGTTTTAGAATCAAAACCAAAGAAGCCATTTTTAACGTATCTAGTCAAGATAGCTTGTTTGTTTTTGTCAAAAAAGGAGAAGTTACTGTTTATACAACTTCCGATACATTAGCAAATCTAAAAGAAAATCAATTATTGCGCTATTATCCGAAATTGAAAAAATGGGATGTGAAGGAAATGGATATTGGGAAATAGATTTTTTACTTAATTAATTTTTGAGATGGAAAAGAAAAATAAATTAAAGTTTAAGGAAATAGCTGTTTTTATATTATTTATCCTTCTAAATATAGGTAGTATTATTTGGGCTTTATTCTATTCTGATGCTTGGTACACAAAATTAGAAGCCATTTTCGGAATATTTGCTTTTACTATATTTGGAAGTATATCTTGGCGTTTCTTTTTAGGAAAATATGCTTTGTTATACAACCTAGAATTAATTCCTCATTTTTTCAAAGAAAGAAAAGGTAGAAGTAGTTTTGATATTACAAAATATTATTATCTAGGTAGATATTATTTTGATAAAGAAGAATATAAAATAGCAAAAAAGCATTTTGATAGAGCAATAGAAGCCTATTTTTATAAAATTGCTATTTTGAAAATAGAATCAAACTCTGAAGAATCTAAATCGGCAGCCGAACAGTTTGGAATAGAAAACGATATAGATAATTTTTATAAAAACAATACTACTTTTATAGCTTTTCTAAAATCCTCTATGCTTTATTTATCAAAAGCTTATACTTTTTTTACTGTTGGAGTTGATGGAATTACACTTGCAAAAGACCCTATAATTTATTACATAAAAACAAGAAAAATTCTTTCCACAAAATATGATTTTTTACATGATTTTGATGAAGATGAGAAATATTTTACAGAAAGCAAAAAAGATTTATTTGAAGACAATAATCTAACAAAAGAACAAATGGCAGCACAACGTTTGAATAATGTTTTCAAAGGCTCTGTTGATTTACGTTGTATTGAAGCAAAATTAATGTTAGAATGTAACGAATATGCCTATTATGAAAAAGCTTTAGAAATCAGCAACGAAATTGTAGATATAGTAGAAAAAAGCACCAATCAAACTATTCTATGGCGATTATTGTATGTTCGTGGTTGTGCGTATCACAAATTAGGCGATGCAGATTTGGCTTGTAAAGATTGGAAAAAAGGAATTGAATTAGGAGATTTAGAATTTAGTCAAAAAATGTATAATGAGAATTGTAAAGAATCATAAACTAAAAATTCTATGAAACGACATCAAGAAATTTTACAAATCGTTATCAAACAAAGATGTACCACTTGCTAATCTAAAAATTCTTATCGTTTTTTGTATAAAAATAGCCTAATAAATTACAGAATTAGAAAAAATGAACGCTCAAAATATACAGTTAGAAAATATACAATACGTTTATTTCATCGGCATTGGTGGAATTGGAATGAGTGCTTTGGCTCGTTGGTTTGCTTACAATCAAAAAATGGTGGCTGGCTACGACAGAACTCAAACGCCTCTTACTCAAAACCTTGAAAATGAAGGAATCAAAATTCATTTTCAAGATAATGTTGATAAAATTCCAAAAGAAATAAGAGAATTTCCTGACGAAACACTTATTGTAATTACGCCTGCTGTTCCTGCTTCACATTCTGAATTGTTATTTTTTCAAAGAAATGGTTATACAATTATGAAACGTGCTGCTGTTTTGGGACTTCTTACGCATTCCTTAAAAACGGTTGCTGTTGCAGGAACACACGGAAAAACAACGACTTCAACAATGGTAGCGCATCTTTTGAAAGAAGGTGGAATTAATTGTACTGCGTTTTTGGGTGGTATTTCGGCTAATTTTAATTCAAATTTGCTTGTAAATGATATAAATAATACGGACGAACTTTGGGCAGTTGTGGAAGCTGATGAATTTGACCGTTCCTTTTTACATATACTTGCAGATATTGCCGTAGTTACTTCGACTGATGCTGACCATTTGGATATTTATGGCGAAAAAGAAGAACTTGAAAAATCATTTGGCAATTTTGTAAGTCAAATAAATGATAATGGTACTTTATTCGCTCAAAAAAATATTGCAGAGTCAGTTAAAAATTCTATCGATAAAATTAATGAAAATATACAATTAATAAACTACAACGCTAGTAATAATTATGAAGATAACAACGATGGAAAAACACCAATTTATGCTACAAATATCAAATTAGATGAAGACCAAAAAAATTCTTGTCGTTTTGATTTTATTGATATGACACAAGAAATTCCAGAGCGAATAAATGGATTACAGCTTTTTATGCCTGGTTTTCATAATGTAGAAAATATGTGTGCAGCCATTGCAGTAGCTAGAAAATTGGGGGTTTCAGATGATAAAATTAGAAGTGCAGTAGCTAGTTTTAAAGGTGTAAAAAGACGTTTTGAGTATATTTTTAGAAGTGAAAAGGTTACCTATATTGATGATTATGCTCATCATCCAACTGAAATTTCGGCTTTGCTTTCTTCTATCAAACATTTATATCCAAATAAAAAAATAACTGCTATTTTTCAGCCTCATCTGTTTTCAAGAACAAAGGATTTTCAAGAAGAATTTGCTCAGAGTTTGAGCTTAGAAAATGAAAATGATGAACTGATTTTATTGAATATTTATCCAGCTAGAGAATTACCGATTGAAGGAATTACTTCAGATATTATTTTGCAACAATCAAAAACCCAAAACAAAATATTATTACCTGATAGTGAATTACTTAGCTATATTGAAAATAAAATTAATAACAATGAAATAGAAATTTTATTGACACTTGGAGCAGGAAATATAGACCGTTTTGTAAATTCAATTTTTGATTTTTTGAGTAAAAAAACAGCTTTAAAATTTTGATAAAATAAATCAATTATTTCTGATTTTCTCAAACCTTTTTTTAGAATTGTCGTTAATTATATAAGCAATGGCTTCTAAATTAAGAAGTATTTCTGAAGTTGCTTCATTTTTTTAAACTATAATTTTTACAATTCCTATGAAAT contains:
- the murC gene encoding UDP-N-acetylmuramate--L-alanine ligase; this encodes MNAQNIQLENIQYVYFIGIGGIGMSALARWFAYNQKMVAGYDRTQTPLTQNLENEGIKIHFQDNVDKIPKEIREFPDETLIVITPAVPASHSELLFFQRNGYTIMKRAAVLGLLTHSLKTVAVAGTHGKTTTSTMVAHLLKEGGINCTAFLGGISANFNSNLLVNDINNTDELWAVVEADEFDRSFLHILADIAVVTSTDADHLDIYGEKEELEKSFGNFVSQINDNGTLFAQKNIAESVKNSIDKINENIQLINYNASNNYEDNNDGKTPIYATNIKLDEDQKNSCRFDFIDMTQEIPERINGLQLFMPGFHNVENMCAAIAVARKLGVSDDKIRSAVASFKGVKRRFEYIFRSEKVTYIDDYAHHPTEISALLSSIKHLYPNKKITAIFQPHLFSRTKDFQEEFAQSLSLENENDELILLNIYPARELPIEGITSDIILQQSKTQNKILLPDSELLSYIENKINNNEIEILLTLGAGNIDRFVNSIFDFLSKKTALKF
- a CDS encoding M949_RS01915 family surface polysaccharide biosynthesis protein, with protein sequence MTYFKLFSKTLLSFCLLLAFYSTSVAQSVTHKQLSKEEVNKIFTTQQKENLGIDYPIYRVYTYWDMEGQSYLVLAENPSKTIDGKDASSEIQETHVRRENGKFIKISETNDHLQEEKFESSVWFWTKYIALDDYDGDQIADPIVAYGSAGINGFDDGRINFIIHYKGKKIMIEHQNGILDDERNTKVDEAFYILPNKIQNKVKEIMSNMEDKGQAIFPTGWIEAMGNKKTYFDEN
- a CDS encoding toxin-antitoxin system YwqK family antitoxin, with protein sequence MSIDSNSLTEKIFSARKINAEGKNINSIKSKKGFLYVNDSIFSGMIYYLYPNKKDTLKIENYLNGKENGYWFQYYPNHILKEKRFFVTGKKEGEHIGFYENGYKKFHYHLKNDVYEGNNKEWTQELNKERKLTADMNYHLGQEEGTQKTWYDNGKIKANYIIKNGRRYGLLGTKNCENVSDSVFNVLTNQQ
- a CDS encoding sodium:solute symporter family protein; protein product: MGLHWIDISIFVIYFIALLAIGFYFYRTNKSDEDYYVGGRGLSAGHIGLSVVATDVGGGFSIGLGGLGFSIGIAGSWMLFTGLLGAWLSAVYLIPKVYPIAKKKKLLSFPQAVEHYYTKDVALAAGIISLIGYVGFSSSQILAGAKLASATFPTAITLEQAVWAMGVVAVLYTVFGGIKAVIYTDTVQWIILLTGLVGIGLPMGYFFIGGIDGINEHLPAQMLSFGNITVSQVINWLITIVPIWFVGMTLYQRIYAAKDEKTAIRAWHIAGVFEYPFMAFMGVLLGMFAKVAYLQGAFADAGFSVATAATNPLDAEMGLPLLLRTMLPVGLMGLMLSAYFSAIMSTADSCLMAASGNLMTDIIGRFKKKMASNLVLSQLLTFVIGAFAIVLALHMQNVLELMLYSYAFMVSGLFVPVLAMLFIKSPSPKAALVAMIGGGTTTLILILMQKLDGLKLPYELDANLFGISVSIMLFAVVHVSKK
- a CDS encoding M61 family metallopeptidase; amino-acid sequence: MSLYFSKINKKQFFLTAFLLFSLNFSFAQTENTTKVAYHFDFSNRVHHEAKVTISVPKTPKEEPLRLRMSRSSAGRYALHEFAKNIYSVNAFDENGKKLEVVRISPYSWNVLNPSDNMKIEYTLFADYADGTYSGINTIQAHLNAPASYLLVDNFYDDNFEKDASIRKTKENKELKTIQVTFSLPKQDNKWTVATQLPQINDSTFYAPNYYYLLDSPVLIGNLFWSEWKEADKNFRVALNKTGTETTEEEATEFVEKIKNIVKEEITLFGEAPNFDYGTYTFLLNYQPTAHGDGMEHRNSTIITDAEKLDDGHLSTVAHEFIHAWNIERLRPQSLEPFDFSRTNMSSELWFGEGFTSYYTNLVMLRAGIIDETRYADLMSGMLNYVLTSPGHNFHSPAQMSQQAAFADAATANDPLSHYNTFITYYYYGGVMGLALDMELRKRFDKNLDDYMKILWQKFGKTEKPYTIADLQETLAELTNDKEFAQKFFQKHILGHELPNYNELLSTVAMEFQLTQKGKFWFGKLALDIDDKKKLKNATISNYMLYGSPFYNAGLDKGDVLVSINNKLITSISDYREILSTLEKGKKAIITFERFGEKNTVEVMPTQIPYRQLVYLSENEPIIKTKQVEERKKWLSTKQK
- a CDS encoding YHYH protein, with the translated sequence MKYLKLTLFALIAAMGISLCACNSEEEEVTPDITNPDDSEDNDDETNDEDDDGTTDDDLLSIYRKIYGASDIYLEGDFVVIKTDGTPDHKSPYYRNSPQYEEYNGTNPDWNQNPNVIAEFNFTFKIPLNPVKATNNAATRLGAIGVSLNGVAFFNQYAGPNNQPLTDEVNSFDQYNGHPTGTSMYHYHIEPLYLTATQGKDALLGFLLDGFPVYGVTENAETVQNSDLDEFHGHTHATADYPDGIYHYHITDAAPYINGNGFYGTAGTVTQ
- a CDS encoding SCO family protein, with product MCLLISNNFIFASCQNKEKNKQEEDTNTTQKINLPFYNTPDFTPIFLDNKAEIPTKIPHTISDFSFLNQDSSLITEKAIEGKIHVADFIFTYCGSICPVMTENFQLVEKQFLEDENVVFLSYSVTPWVDKPHILKAYKERKGIKKQNWHFLTGDKTAIYDLARKSYFAEEDIGFAKDSTEFLHTEHFILVDKNKRIRGIYNGTLPLEMKQLAKDILDLKEGE
- a CDS encoding FecR domain-containing protein, whose product is MKVTTNEQLLLKHLQGTISPYERTILMRVIEESEDEEAQGNTENIKLSSQKILIWEEIWQRTNLEMPSFDDKNLSFEEIVNQINQKLGFENTKNNEIPKEKKITQNSNQNRAIPSATALSERQEFEEYEESEFKKRLKKRKSKNSWFAFSVVMILAISLGVGLQYLNNYIDNQPKDWKNKTLADSSKVHYTTDSRFVFPTEFRSDERAVQLVGLAELEVKKNLISFILDAGSFRIKTKEAIFNVSSQDSLFVFVKKGEVTVYTTSDTLANLKENQLLRYYPKLKKWDVKEMDIGK